Proteins encoded within one genomic window of Paenarthrobacter sp. JL.01a:
- a CDS encoding 2-phosphosulfolactate phosphatase, translating into MSTVLSEPGEAQRQLPYSVRFEWGLDGARAVVPGADLAVVVDVLSFTTCVSVAVDRGAQVFPYPIRDAGASEFAAHHGASLAGPRGSEGLSLSPRSLRAAHTLDRVVLPSPNGSTISRELAGSARKVVAVSLRNAAATADWVHSALPADAVIAVIAAGEAWRHGALRPALEDELGAGAFLAGLAAAGRHNFSPEAAAAGAAFDAAEPHLDAVLRGCSSGRELVDAGYAEDVAIAAELDASSVVAVLEGGCFRGIPWS; encoded by the coding sequence GTGAGCACCGTGCTCAGCGAACCAGGGGAGGCGCAGCGGCAACTTCCGTACTCGGTGCGGTTCGAATGGGGGCTCGACGGCGCACGTGCGGTGGTGCCGGGAGCCGACCTCGCGGTGGTGGTTGACGTTTTGTCGTTCACCACGTGCGTCAGCGTTGCGGTCGACCGCGGGGCGCAGGTCTTCCCCTATCCCATACGCGATGCCGGGGCCAGCGAATTCGCGGCGCATCACGGTGCTTCACTGGCGGGTCCGAGAGGCTCCGAGGGGTTGAGCTTGTCGCCCCGGAGTCTCCGCGCGGCGCACACCTTGGACCGGGTGGTTCTGCCCTCCCCGAACGGCTCCACCATCAGCCGCGAACTCGCCGGCTCCGCACGGAAGGTGGTTGCTGTTTCGTTGCGGAATGCCGCTGCAACTGCCGACTGGGTGCACTCCGCGTTGCCCGCTGATGCCGTAATCGCCGTAATTGCGGCGGGTGAAGCGTGGCGTCATGGCGCGTTGCGCCCGGCGCTGGAGGACGAACTCGGAGCGGGCGCCTTTCTCGCCGGACTGGCAGCAGCAGGGCGGCACAATTTCTCCCCGGAGGCCGCAGCTGCGGGGGCAGCCTTCGACGCAGCAGAACCCCATTTGGACGCTGTTTTACGGGGTTGTTCGAGTGGTCGCGAGCTGGTCGACGCCGGGTACGCGGAGGATGTTGCGATCGCGGCCGAGTTGGACGCCAGTTCAGTGGTGGCAGTGTTGGAGGGCGGTTGTTTTCGGGGCATTCCCTGGAGTTAG
- a CDS encoding DUF4031 domain-containing protein: MAIYVDPPLWPAHGTVFSHLVSDTSLDELHAFAAAAGVPGRAFDGDHYDVPERRYEDLLQAGAIPVEARILVRKLIASGLRIPARERSKALTVPLLERWNTTYPGHEELGLELLERWGENGRKYHSRTHLLAVLEALDTLTEPALPARTVSLAAWFHDAVYEGVAGQDEEESALLAENRLTSAGLAPADVAEVARLVRLTSSHQPEPGDHAGALLCDADLSVLGGDEQSYARYLAAVREDYGHVSDDDFARGRAAVVRHLLDLDPLFHSERAQGLWLDAARRNLAAELA, translated from the coding sequence ATGGCTATCTACGTCGATCCGCCTCTGTGGCCGGCCCACGGTACGGTGTTTTCGCACTTGGTGTCGGACACGTCGTTGGATGAGCTGCACGCCTTCGCAGCGGCCGCGGGCGTACCCGGGCGGGCCTTCGACGGCGACCACTACGACGTCCCGGAACGCCGCTACGAGGACCTGCTGCAGGCAGGGGCCATCCCCGTGGAGGCCCGCATACTGGTCCGCAAACTTATTGCCAGCGGGCTGCGCATCCCCGCCCGCGAACGCAGCAAGGCGCTGACCGTTCCCCTGTTGGAACGCTGGAATACCACGTATCCGGGCCACGAAGAACTTGGCCTCGAATTGCTGGAACGGTGGGGCGAGAACGGCCGGAAATACCACAGCCGGACCCACCTGCTGGCCGTCCTTGAAGCCCTGGACACCCTGACGGAACCTGCCTTGCCCGCCCGCACAGTATCGCTCGCGGCCTGGTTCCACGATGCCGTTTACGAAGGAGTCGCCGGGCAGGACGAGGAAGAGTCGGCACTCCTGGCCGAAAACCGCCTGACCTCGGCCGGACTGGCTCCCGCTGATGTAGCCGAGGTCGCCCGGCTCGTCCGGCTCACGTCCAGCCACCAACCCGAACCCGGTGACCACGCCGGGGCCCTGCTTTGCGATGCGGACCTCTCCGTCCTGGGAGGGGACGAACAGTCATACGCACGGTATCTGGCCGCCGTCCGCGAAGACTACGGCCACGTCAGTGACGACGACTTCGCCAGGGGGCGGGCCGCCGTCGTACGCCACCTCCTGGACCTGGACCCGCTGTTCCATAGCGAACGCGCACAAGGCCTCTGGCTAGACGCCGCGCGCCGGAACCTCGCCGCCGAATTGGCGTGA
- a CDS encoding molybdopterin-binding protein yields the protein MPQIRISEAARFLGVSDDTVRRWTENGTLTPQKDPAGRLAVDGLELATLARDQSHLPDDPSRPGSSARNRFIGLVTGITADKVMAQVELQCGPFRVVSLMSSEAVRELGLELGSVATAVVKATTVIIETPQAKSII from the coding sequence ATGCCGCAAATACGAATTTCCGAGGCCGCCCGCTTCCTGGGTGTCAGTGACGACACCGTGAGGCGTTGGACGGAGAACGGGACGCTCACGCCGCAGAAAGATCCGGCAGGGCGCCTCGCAGTGGATGGACTGGAACTTGCCACGCTTGCCCGCGACCAATCACACCTCCCGGACGACCCCTCGCGCCCGGGCAGTTCAGCCCGGAACCGCTTCATCGGCTTGGTTACGGGGATCACGGCCGACAAGGTCATGGCGCAGGTGGAGCTCCAGTGTGGTCCGTTCCGCGTGGTGTCCCTCATGAGCAGCGAGGCCGTGCGGGAACTCGGGCTTGAGCTTGGATCAGTGGCCACCGCCGTGGTCAAGGCCACCACCGTCATCATCGAAACACCCCAGGCAAAGAGCATCATATGA
- the modA gene encoding molybdate ABC transporter substrate-binding protein, which translates to MNLKPLTAVLLAGALASSVAGCAPGASPTSQQSTSPSGEITVFAAASLKGTFTQLAKDFEAANPGTKVKLSFAGSSDLVTQITQGAPADVFASADTKNMSKLADANLVEGAATNFATNVLEIAVPPGNPASIASFADLAKPGVKVVTCASQVPCGAATDAVEKASGTTLSPVSEESSVTDVLGKVSSGEADAGLVYITDVKGAGDKVKGIPFVESDKAVNTYPIATVGSSKNKALAAAFIATVTGDKGKQVLGDAGFGTP; encoded by the coding sequence ATGAACCTCAAACCCCTTACTGCAGTGCTGCTGGCCGGGGCATTGGCATCGAGCGTGGCGGGATGCGCCCCAGGGGCGAGCCCAACGTCGCAACAAAGCACCTCACCTTCAGGCGAAATCACCGTCTTCGCTGCTGCGTCCCTCAAAGGAACCTTCACGCAGCTGGCCAAGGACTTCGAGGCAGCCAACCCGGGCACAAAAGTGAAGCTGAGCTTCGCTGGCTCCTCCGACCTGGTCACGCAGATCACCCAGGGCGCCCCGGCGGATGTGTTCGCCTCCGCCGACACCAAGAACATGTCCAAACTGGCTGATGCGAACCTCGTGGAGGGCGCTGCCACCAACTTCGCCACCAACGTCCTGGAGATCGCTGTCCCACCCGGCAATCCGGCGTCGATCGCTTCTTTCGCGGACCTGGCAAAGCCGGGCGTCAAAGTGGTCACCTGCGCAAGCCAGGTGCCGTGCGGCGCCGCAACCGACGCCGTCGAGAAAGCCTCCGGAACCACGCTGAGCCCGGTCAGCGAGGAGTCGTCCGTCACGGATGTCCTGGGGAAGGTCAGCTCCGGTGAAGCGGACGCGGGCTTGGTGTACATCACCGATGTGAAGGGAGCCGGGGACAAGGTGAAGGGCATCCCGTTCGTCGAATCGGACAAGGCGGTCAACACCTATCCGATTGCCACGGTAGGCTCCAGCAAGAACAAGGCGCTGGCGGCGGCCTTCATTGCCACGGTTACCGGGGACAAGGGCAAGCAGGTCCTGGGCGACGCTGGTTTCGGCACACCGTAG
- a CDS encoding sensor histidine kinase: MTPRIRALRPAAAPLAGLGMLVALMILEERNFDSASALLVALAAAVAAAELIPVPAVIFAFAALGFQAFGIFPDLMLSGATPYVCLPVLFFFAALGWDEPQRWPLPVATVTAAGLVTLNWFADVTWINFVFGKQLAEAGTLRIAVYAFLVFAAFSALNLAGWAAAASIRQAAANRLAKEQAETQLESTASALVIEQERNRIARELHDVLAHSLAVITAQAEGIRYVHRSEPELVEEAAQVIASSARSALQETRRLVQSFGSELEGPAPGAAELPVLVHHLQSSGMPVELQTSGLEGLSPVRGSHRVQNCAGKPHERVQARRPDRRRSGDRRPRRQRPAPEGPVKAGRRRRGSAAVGNRTRHPGDAGTRDGGRRATHDGH, encoded by the coding sequence ATGACCCCACGAATCCGGGCGCTCCGCCCCGCAGCCGCACCGTTGGCGGGCCTTGGCATGCTCGTGGCACTCATGATTCTCGAGGAGCGCAACTTCGATTCGGCGAGCGCCCTGCTGGTGGCGCTGGCTGCCGCTGTTGCTGCCGCTGAACTGATCCCTGTCCCGGCCGTGATCTTCGCCTTCGCTGCCTTGGGTTTCCAGGCCTTTGGCATCTTTCCGGATCTCATGTTGTCCGGCGCCACCCCCTATGTTTGCCTGCCTGTGCTCTTCTTTTTCGCGGCTCTCGGCTGGGACGAACCTCAACGTTGGCCCCTGCCCGTTGCTACGGTGACCGCCGCCGGGCTGGTCACCTTGAACTGGTTTGCCGACGTCACTTGGATCAACTTCGTATTCGGAAAGCAGCTCGCCGAAGCCGGGACACTGAGGATTGCTGTCTACGCCTTCCTGGTATTCGCGGCATTCTCTGCCCTCAACCTCGCAGGTTGGGCTGCCGCTGCGTCGATCCGCCAGGCCGCTGCCAACCGGCTGGCCAAGGAACAGGCTGAAACACAGCTCGAATCTACTGCCAGTGCCTTGGTGATCGAACAGGAGCGCAACAGGATCGCCCGCGAGCTGCACGACGTCCTGGCACACTCCCTCGCCGTCATCACAGCGCAGGCCGAGGGTATCCGCTACGTCCACAGGAGCGAGCCGGAACTCGTGGAGGAAGCGGCGCAGGTCATCGCGTCCTCGGCAAGGAGTGCCCTTCAGGAAACCCGGCGGCTCGTTCAAAGCTTCGGTTCCGAGCTGGAAGGCCCTGCCCCTGGAGCCGCTGAGCTACCCGTATTGGTCCACCACTTGCAGAGCAGCGGTATGCCCGTTGAGCTGCAGACGAGCGGGCTGGAAGGGTTGTCGCCGGTAAGAGGATCTCACCGTGTACAGAATTGTGCAGGAAAGCCTCACGAACGCGTTCAAGCACGGCGACCGGACCGCCGGCGCAGTGGTGACCGTCGCCCGCGACGGCAGCGGCCTGCGCCTGAAGGTCCGGTCAAGGCTGGCCGACGGCGGCGCGGAAGTGCCGCCGTCGGGAACCGGACGCGGCATCCCGGGGATGCGGGAACGCGCGACGGCGGCAGGCGGGCAACTCACGACGGCCACTAA
- a CDS encoding FAD-binding oxidoreductase: MEWIRPDNPNYDEARKLFNAMIDRKPAVIAKCADPGEVAEALRYAHNHNLDVAVRSGGHSVAGMSTNDGGLVVDVRPMKSISVDPEAKTVTVGGGVTWGEFDRATQQHGLAVTGGRASTTGVSGFTLGGGSGWLERCYGFACDNLVSVDLVTASGEHVTANKDENPELFWALHGGGGNFGVATSLTFALHDLGPTVMAGLMLFPGQDALDLSLAFRSIALEAPDAVGTALVYLTAPPEEFVPEDLVGKLAVGMAYLYAGSVEAGEEHAKPFRELGPAVDLVSPMGYADFQCMIDDPPDHYNYWSADYHDELDDVALDLLVDSAQRLPGPHSQQLVARWGGAVSGPAAANTPLQNRGAAWVSHPFGLAETREGGQEAKAWVKQFRHDIAPHTTGGVWLNFIGDEGQDRIMAAYGEQNYRRLSLVKGQFDPDNVFRGNQNILPAER, from the coding sequence ATGGAATGGATTCGACCGGACAACCCGAACTATGACGAGGCCCGGAAACTCTTCAATGCGATGATCGACCGAAAGCCGGCTGTCATTGCCAAATGCGCGGATCCCGGCGAAGTAGCCGAGGCGCTCCGATACGCCCACAACCACAATCTGGACGTAGCCGTGCGGTCAGGCGGTCACTCAGTGGCGGGCATGTCCACCAACGACGGCGGCCTGGTGGTTGACGTCCGCCCCATGAAGTCCATCAGTGTTGACCCCGAAGCCAAAACTGTGACGGTAGGCGGCGGCGTTACCTGGGGAGAGTTCGACCGTGCTACCCAGCAGCACGGGCTGGCGGTCACAGGGGGACGGGCGTCCACCACAGGTGTCTCCGGCTTCACCCTGGGTGGAGGCTCAGGCTGGTTGGAGCGATGCTACGGATTCGCGTGCGACAACCTGGTATCCGTTGACCTCGTCACTGCTTCGGGGGAGCACGTGACCGCCAACAAGGATGAGAACCCGGAGTTGTTCTGGGCGCTCCACGGCGGGGGCGGCAACTTCGGCGTAGCAACGTCCCTGACCTTCGCGCTGCATGACCTCGGTCCCACCGTGATGGCCGGGCTCATGTTGTTCCCGGGGCAAGACGCCCTTGATCTCTCCCTGGCGTTCCGCAGCATCGCGCTGGAAGCACCCGACGCCGTCGGGACCGCTTTGGTCTATCTCACCGCTCCCCCGGAAGAGTTCGTCCCGGAGGACTTGGTGGGCAAGCTGGCGGTGGGCATGGCCTACCTCTACGCGGGCTCCGTGGAAGCAGGCGAAGAACACGCAAAGCCGTTCCGCGAGCTTGGCCCTGCAGTGGATCTTGTCTCGCCCATGGGCTACGCGGACTTCCAGTGCATGATCGACGATCCCCCGGACCACTACAACTACTGGAGCGCCGATTACCACGACGAACTCGACGACGTCGCCTTGGACCTTTTGGTCGATTCCGCCCAGCGGCTCCCAGGCCCACATTCGCAGCAGTTGGTAGCGCGCTGGGGTGGTGCCGTATCCGGACCCGCCGCGGCCAACACTCCCTTGCAGAACAGGGGCGCAGCGTGGGTCAGCCACCCGTTCGGGCTCGCGGAAACCCGGGAAGGCGGGCAGGAAGCAAAGGCCTGGGTCAAGCAGTTCCGGCATGACATCGCACCCCACACCACGGGCGGCGTCTGGCTGAACTTCATCGGCGACGAGGGCCAGGACCGGATCATGGCGGCCTACGGTGAACAGAACTACCGTCGGCTTTCCCTGGTGAAGGGCCAATTCGATCCCGACAATGTATTCCGCGGCAACCAGAACATCCTGCCGGCGGAACGCTGA
- a CDS encoding YccF domain-containing protein yields the protein MKTLLNIIWLVFGGFWLALGYFAAGIICCVLIVTIPWGIASFRIGAYCLWPFGQMVVEKPGGSGVFALLGNVIWLLVAGIWIAIGHVVTAFAMAITIVGIPLAIANLKLIPVSLMPLGKQIVPTNQPFVPSYR from the coding sequence ATGAAAACGCTGCTCAACATCATCTGGCTTGTCTTCGGTGGCTTCTGGTTGGCCTTGGGTTATTTCGCGGCTGGAATCATTTGCTGCGTCCTCATCGTGACCATCCCATGGGGCATCGCATCGTTCCGGATCGGCGCATACTGCCTGTGGCCTTTCGGGCAGATGGTGGTGGAGAAGCCGGGCGGATCCGGGGTCTTCGCGCTCCTGGGCAACGTCATTTGGCTGTTGGTGGCGGGCATCTGGATTGCCATCGGACACGTTGTCACGGCGTTCGCCATGGCCATCACCATCGTGGGAATCCCGTTGGCCATCGCCAACCTGAAGCTGATCCCGGTATCGCTCATGCCGCTCGGAAAGCAGATCGTGCCCACCAATCAGCCCTTCGTCCCCAGCTACCGCTAA
- a CDS encoding response regulator, which yields MNETPIRVALVDDQPLFSAGLKMILRSQPDLDLVGEATDGEQAVELAGAVEPDVMLMDIRMPVMDGITATRRITEGKAGTKVIVLTTIQHDEAVVRAIQAGAGGFLTKDATPEFLLATIRTVHSGHAVMAPSATNELLRDYTTPAESNTAVLAPLSAREQDVFMLAAQGLANGEIAASLVLSDATVKSHIGNILSKLNLKNRIQLVAFAYQNKLIA from the coding sequence ATGAACGAAACACCTATCCGCGTTGCTTTGGTGGACGACCAGCCCCTGTTCAGCGCCGGCCTGAAGATGATCTTGCGCAGCCAGCCGGATCTAGACCTCGTGGGTGAGGCCACCGACGGTGAGCAGGCCGTTGAACTTGCGGGAGCCGTGGAGCCCGACGTCATGCTGATGGACATTCGGATGCCGGTCATGGACGGGATCACGGCCACCCGGCGCATCACCGAAGGCAAGGCAGGGACCAAGGTCATCGTGCTTACCACGATCCAGCACGACGAAGCCGTTGTCCGCGCCATCCAGGCAGGTGCCGGTGGTTTCCTCACCAAGGATGCGACACCGGAGTTCCTGCTGGCCACCATCCGCACCGTTCACTCGGGCCATGCGGTCATGGCGCCTTCGGCCACCAATGAACTGCTCAGGGACTACACCACTCCCGCGGAGTCGAACACTGCTGTCCTGGCGCCATTGTCAGCCCGTGAGCAGGACGTGTTCATGCTCGCAGCGCAGGGTCTGGCCAATGGGGAGATCGCCGCGTCCCTGGTGCTCAGTGATGCCACTGTGAAGTCCCACATCGGGAACATTTTGTCCAAGCTCAACCTCAAAAACCGTATCCAATTGGTCGCGTTCGCTTACCAGAACAAGCTGATCGCCTGA
- a CDS encoding phosphoribosylanthranilate isomerase, whose amino-acid sequence MFVKVCGLSTPESVREAVDAGADAVGFVLTASPREVGPDQVRILHPLVPASVKAVGVFRHESAADAVATARAAGLEWVQLHGRRTADDVKTVHDAGMRLIRAVTMGASPDEFADLGEDLFLIDAAVPGSGESWDYASVREKGLDGREWLLAGGLEPGNVAFAAAAAGAWGVDVSSGVESSRGVKDLAKIRAFVQAAKA is encoded by the coding sequence ATGTTCGTCAAAGTGTGCGGCTTGAGCACGCCCGAATCCGTGCGCGAAGCCGTCGACGCCGGTGCTGACGCTGTCGGTTTCGTCCTCACCGCCAGCCCGCGTGAAGTCGGCCCGGACCAGGTCCGCATCCTGCATCCGTTGGTGCCTGCTTCCGTGAAGGCTGTAGGGGTTTTCCGCCACGAGTCCGCTGCCGATGCCGTAGCTACTGCTCGGGCGGCCGGGCTGGAATGGGTTCAACTGCACGGTCGCCGCACCGCCGACGACGTCAAAACAGTGCACGACGCCGGTATGCGGCTCATCCGGGCCGTCACCATGGGTGCCTCCCCGGACGAGTTCGCTGACCTGGGCGAGGACCTGTTCCTGATTGACGCCGCCGTGCCTGGGTCGGGGGAGTCCTGGGACTACGCCTCTGTGCGGGAGAAGGGGCTCGACGGCCGCGAATGGCTGCTTGCCGGCGGGCTTGAGCCAGGCAACGTGGCCTTCGCCGCCGCGGCTGCAGGGGCCTGGGGCGTGGATGTTTCTTCGGGCGTTGAATCGTCGCGGGGTGTGAAGGACCTGGCCAAGATCCGCGCGTTCGTCCAAGCCGCCAAAGCCTGA
- a CDS encoding sialidase family protein codes for MTSYLPASDDSPTAIPTAEHVLAVRGTFGYRQYRIPALAVSTRGTVLAAYDGRPNLDDLPNPIDLLLRRSHDNGATWEQQQVVRTGTGLQGFGDPSLLVDTQTGRIFMFHAAGTHAGFFESATGLEPEDDVQHADVSYSDDDGGTWHHRRLTAQLKNRGVAGLFAAAGQGIQLHTGPFAGRLVQQYVLLVDGSIMAASAFSDDHGETWKLGDLIGPGQAGTGPNENKVVCLDDGRLLLHSRATPCRMSAVSEDGGQTWSPLQPVPALPDPSDNGSLARFDGLPSVNFAAPETSSWLLASNNHDPHLRRNTVLSLSTDNGASWPAKLVVCPGSSAYSTVTRLPDGNIGVLYERQGYREIVFASIPAEQLTEQLSAPAPAPLDGLVFDMELRSLTPGRPAIWQNAGEFHVIPSSGGDQWDVQTWKEIGQGYTGEQILGTREAQDLNYGPIIPGYKAGDILAFTGRARNCSAEAMTGVELQGQHRNPADFPSADLQPGEHALYFTPTYAISSLDIDRGALELCFAVEADGGAVRRERTFQFDLRTGSVGVS; via the coding sequence GTGACCTCCTACCTCCCCGCCTCCGACGACTCCCCTACTGCCATTCCAACAGCCGAGCACGTCCTGGCGGTTCGTGGAACCTTCGGCTATCGCCAGTACCGTATCCCGGCCCTGGCGGTCAGTACGCGCGGCACCGTGCTCGCTGCCTACGACGGCCGGCCCAACCTGGATGATCTCCCGAACCCCATCGATCTCCTTCTTCGGCGAAGCCATGACAACGGGGCTACGTGGGAGCAGCAGCAGGTGGTCCGCACGGGCACAGGGCTGCAGGGCTTCGGCGATCCGAGCCTCCTGGTAGACACACAGACCGGGCGCATCTTCATGTTCCACGCTGCCGGTACCCACGCGGGCTTCTTTGAATCGGCCACCGGCTTGGAGCCGGAGGACGACGTGCAGCACGCTGACGTCAGCTACTCAGACGACGACGGCGGGACCTGGCACCACCGTCGGCTCACCGCACAGCTCAAGAACCGCGGGGTTGCCGGGCTTTTTGCCGCCGCCGGGCAAGGCATCCAGCTGCACACCGGCCCTTTTGCGGGCAGGCTGGTTCAGCAGTACGTGCTCTTGGTGGACGGATCCATCATGGCCGCCTCTGCGTTCAGTGACGACCACGGAGAGACATGGAAGCTGGGCGATCTCATCGGTCCGGGCCAGGCAGGGACAGGGCCGAATGAGAACAAGGTTGTATGCCTGGACGATGGCCGGCTGCTCCTGCATTCCCGGGCCACTCCGTGCCGGATGTCTGCTGTGTCCGAGGATGGCGGGCAGACCTGGAGTCCCCTGCAACCTGTACCGGCGCTCCCGGATCCCAGCGACAACGGCTCCTTGGCCCGTTTCGACGGACTCCCCAGCGTAAATTTCGCGGCTCCGGAGACGTCATCCTGGCTTCTCGCCAGCAACAACCACGACCCCCATCTGCGTCGGAACACTGTCCTGAGCCTCTCCACGGATAACGGCGCCTCGTGGCCGGCAAAGCTTGTAGTGTGCCCGGGCAGCTCCGCGTACTCCACTGTGACTCGGCTGCCGGATGGGAACATCGGCGTGTTGTACGAGCGGCAGGGGTACCGGGAGATCGTGTTCGCTTCCATCCCCGCTGAGCAGCTCACGGAGCAACTTTCCGCGCCAGCGCCAGCCCCTCTGGATGGTTTGGTCTTCGACATGGAGCTGCGCTCCCTAACCCCAGGCAGGCCCGCCATATGGCAGAACGCCGGTGAATTCCACGTGATCCCTTCCTCGGGCGGAGATCAATGGGACGTCCAAACGTGGAAGGAGATCGGGCAGGGCTACACCGGCGAGCAGATTCTGGGCACCCGGGAGGCCCAAGACCTCAATTACGGCCCCATCATCCCGGGCTACAAAGCCGGGGACATCCTTGCCTTCACCGGACGCGCCCGCAACTGCTCCGCGGAGGCGATGACCGGCGTCGAACTTCAAGGGCAGCACCGCAACCCGGCCGACTTCCCGTCGGCGGACCTGCAGCCCGGTGAACACGCGCTCTACTTCACGCCGACGTACGCCATCAGCTCTTTGGATATCGATCGGGGCGCTTTGGAACTTTGCTTCGCCGTGGAGGCCGACGGCGGGGCGGTGCGTCGGGAGCGCACGTTCCAGTTTGATCTGCGGACGGGATCAGTTGGGGTTTCTTAG
- a CDS encoding HutD family protein — protein sequence MEIIRFADVRPEPWRNGGGVTREIASHPQAASAQDGAWDWRVSIADVSTAGDFSVFPGMERVITIIDGELLLLTVDGSEHPLEKYRPFRFPGEAASSATLPTGDIRDLNVIAREGAFKGYTSIVEISKKRPHPVFEGQLAVLLEGKATVAPRAPVEEESDGGEAATGAAEPVELSRYDTVVGSDTRSPEISGRGFVAVISIDHVG from the coding sequence ATGGAGATTATCCGTTTTGCCGATGTCCGTCCCGAACCGTGGCGCAATGGGGGCGGTGTGACGCGTGAGATCGCGAGCCATCCACAAGCAGCCTCCGCTCAGGATGGCGCCTGGGATTGGCGGGTCAGCATCGCGGACGTCTCCACAGCGGGCGATTTTTCCGTTTTCCCGGGCATGGAGCGGGTCATCACCATCATCGACGGCGAGCTGCTGCTCCTGACCGTCGACGGCTCCGAGCACCCGTTGGAGAAGTACCGCCCGTTCCGTTTCCCGGGTGAGGCAGCATCCTCGGCCACCCTGCCGACCGGCGATATCCGGGACCTGAACGTCATCGCACGCGAGGGCGCTTTCAAGGGCTACACGTCCATTGTGGAGATCTCGAAGAAGCGCCCGCACCCGGTATTCGAGGGGCAGCTGGCGGTCCTCTTGGAGGGCAAAGCTACCGTTGCGCCCCGCGCACCTGTTGAGGAAGAGTCCGACGGCGGCGAGGCGGCCACCGGCGCGGCCGAACCCGTGGAGTTGTCCCGCTACGACACCGTAGTTGGCTCCGATACCCGCAGTCCCGAGATCTCCGGACGGGGCTTTGTGGCTGTAATCTCGATCGACCACGTCGGGTGA
- a CDS encoding ABC transporter permease, translating into MKTTTTGYHGIPRWIHAVAAVGGLLVILPLAAMLLRVNWPQFIPLITSESSLAALALSLRTSAASTALCIVLGVPLALVLARGEFPGQKLLRSFVLLPLVLPPVVGGIALLYTFGRQGLLGKSLELAGLQIAFTTTAVVLAQTFVALPFLVVSLEGALRSAGSRYEAVAATLGAKPTTVLRRVTLPLVLPGLASGAVLSFARSLGEFGATLTFAGSLEGVTRTLPLEIYLQRETDADAAVALSLVLVAVAVAVVGLSYGGRRRAPEAVQP; encoded by the coding sequence ATGAAGACCACCACCACCGGCTATCACGGCATTCCGCGATGGATCCATGCCGTGGCAGCAGTGGGTGGCCTTCTGGTGATCCTTCCGCTGGCGGCGATGCTGCTGCGCGTGAATTGGCCCCAGTTCATCCCCCTGATCACGTCCGAGTCGTCCCTCGCAGCCCTGGCCCTGAGCCTGCGGACTTCTGCCGCCAGCACGGCTCTCTGCATTGTGCTGGGTGTCCCGCTGGCCCTCGTGCTTGCACGGGGTGAGTTCCCTGGCCAGAAACTCCTCAGGTCCTTTGTGCTCCTCCCACTGGTGCTGCCGCCGGTGGTTGGCGGGATTGCGCTGCTGTATACCTTCGGGCGGCAGGGCCTTTTGGGGAAGTCGCTGGAGCTGGCCGGTCTGCAGATCGCGTTTACGACCACCGCGGTGGTCCTGGCCCAAACGTTTGTCGCCCTGCCGTTCCTGGTGGTCAGTTTGGAGGGCGCCTTGAGGTCGGCGGGAAGCAGGTATGAAGCCGTGGCTGCGACGCTCGGGGCCAAGCCCACCACGGTGCTTCGCCGCGTCACCCTTCCCTTGGTCCTGCCGGGGTTGGCGTCCGGGGCGGTGTTGTCATTCGCGCGCAGTCTGGGTGAGTTCGGCGCGACGCTGACGTTCGCGGGCAGCCTGGAAGGCGTCACCCGTACGCTGCCGTTGGAGATCTACCTGCAGCGCGAGACCGACGCCGATGCCGCCGTTGCGCTGTCCCTGGTCCTGGTTGCCGTGGCAGTCGCGGTGGTGGGCCTCAGTTATGGCGGCCGGCGACGTGCACCAGAGGCGGTCCAGCCGTGA